TCGCGGCCATCAGCGGGGATGATGTGCTGGCAGAAGTCAAAGCAGGGGATCACCCCAGATTGATGAGACAGGACAGCCCGTGTCAGCGCTTGGCAGCAAGCTGATTTCTGCAAATGCGTATCTTGGCGGGATCTCCCGGTCTTTGGCGCTGGACGCCCACGGCAAATGTCTTGGTTCAGAAATACTGGATCTGGAAGTGCAAAAGGCGATCGTGCGCAACTTGGCAGAGTGAACAGCCAAACCGTATTCCGGGCGAGGCAAGGATCAACTGCGCAACAGGCGCTGATGGCCGTTATTATCACACAAGGAAAACCCTGATGACATGTGATCGAACAATAGACGGGACTGTTGCTTTAGTGGCCATATTGTCGTGAAGTTGTTGCTGAAAGGACTTCTACATGGCAAGCAAACAGCCATTCAAGCGCTACCGGTTTCCCGCAGTAATCATCCTGTGTGCGGTTCGTATGTATTTGCGCTAACCGTTGCACTGTCAGGATGTGACTGACCTGCTGGCGCAGCGAGGGCTGGATATCGACCGCTCGACGTTCTTTCGATGGGTGCAGAAGTCTGGGCCGGAACTGTCCAGGCGGACCGAGGGTCATCTCAGTCGCGCGAGCCGTAATTGGCATGTGGATGAAACCTATATTCGTGTTGGTGGAAAATGGCGTTACCTGTGGCGGGCAGTTGATGCCAACGGCCAATTGGTGGATTTCAGGCTCACTGCCAGACGCGATGCCAAAGCTGCAATAGCCTTTCTGAACAAGGCAATTGAACATGTACGTCTGCACCGCCCCGTTTCGATCTGCACTGATAAAGCACCCACCTACCAGAAGGTGATCCGGGAGATCAACCACCGTTACGATCCGCACTTTGACTATATCATCCATGCCGCCCGCAAGTATCTAAACAACCGTGTGGAAAGCGACCATGCCGCTATGAAGATGCTCCTCGGATACCGCCAAAGATTCCGATCTTAGCAACGTGCAAAGGCAACACTGTTGGGGATGGAGGTAATCAGAACGATCACAAATGGGCACATACAAATCAGGCAGCCAGGCGTCCGAGGCGAAATCAGCTTCATCCACGAGCTACTTAACTTGGCCGCCTGAAATCAAGGCCACAGCATAAAATCAACCGCGCTGCAAGTTAACGCAAGAATCCTGATCGGAAAGCAGACACACTTCCTGGCTGATAGGTAAAGTTTTGATCCGGTAGGCCATCTGGGCGCGCGATAGTCCGAGCAAGCGGGCGGCGGCGGCGACATTGCCGCCCGATGCATGAAGGGCGCCATTCAGGATGCTTGCGCTGAGGCTGTCAAATGTTACCGCACCTTCGGTAAACGCCGGTCGCAGCATTGACCAGAGCGTGTCACTTTCTGGCGCAGATTCTTTGA
Above is a window of Roseinatronobacter sp. S2 DNA encoding:
- a CDS encoding IS6 family transposase; this translates as MTDLLAQRGLDIDRSTFFRWVQKSGPELSRRTEGHLSRASRNWHVDETYIRVGGKWRYLWRAVDANGQLVDFRLTARRDAKAAIAFLNKAIEHVRLHRPVSICTDKAPTYQKVIREINHRYDPHFDYIIHAARKYLNNRVESDHAAMKMLLGYRQRFRS
- a CDS encoding acyclic terpene utilization AtuA family protein; its protein translation is MTNIGAANPFAAAEAVRTVLRDPGLHGMRVAAISGDDVLAEVKAGDHPRLMRQDSPCQRLAAS